In one Microvirgula aerodenitrificans DSM 15089 genomic region, the following are encoded:
- the gmk gene encoding guanylate kinase, translating into MQSGNIFIVTAPSGAGKTTLVAALLAADKQVQLSVSYTTRAPRDGETHGRHYHFVDRTTFESMIDRGDFLEYAEVYGNYYGTSETWIREQLSTGRDILLEIDWQGAQQVRRTFPEAIGIFILPPSVEVLEHRLRGRGKDDEATMQKRLAAARSEIDHVAEFDYVVVNEELDEAVRDLVSVVRAERLTQLQQMERRGRQIAAMQSLD; encoded by the coding sequence ATGCAGAGCGGTAATATCTTCATCGTCACCGCGCCTTCCGGCGCCGGCAAGACCACGCTGGTCGCAGCCCTGCTTGCAGCCGACAAGCAGGTGCAGCTCTCGGTGTCCTATACCACGCGCGCACCGCGGGACGGCGAGACGCACGGCCGTCACTACCATTTCGTCGACCGGACCACGTTCGAGTCGATGATCGACCGTGGCGACTTCCTCGAATACGCCGAGGTCTACGGCAACTACTACGGCACCAGCGAAACCTGGATCCGCGAGCAGCTGTCGACCGGACGCGACATCCTGCTGGAAATCGACTGGCAGGGCGCGCAGCAGGTACGGCGCACGTTTCCGGAAGCGATCGGGATCTTTATCCTGCCGCCGTCGGTCGAAGTGCTGGAGCACCGCCTGCGCGGCCGGGGCAAGGACGACGAGGCCACCATGCAGAAAAGGCTCGCCGCCGCGCGCAGCGAGATCGACCATGTGGCCGAATTCGATTATGTTGTGGTCAATGAAGAACTCGATGAAGCGGTCAGGGACCTGGTGTCCGTGGTTCGCGCCGAGCGCCTGACGCAACTGCAGCAGATGGAGCGCCGTGGCCGGCAGATCGCCGCCATGCAGTCGCTGGACTGA
- the thiS gene encoding sulfur carrier protein ThiS, which produces MNILVLTVNGVRREVSAPQTVATLLAHESLRERRVAVEVNGELVPKSRHADTALASGDAVEIVVAVGGG; this is translated from the coding sequence ATGAATATCCTGGTGCTTACCGTCAACGGTGTCCGGCGCGAAGTGTCTGCGCCGCAGACCGTGGCGACATTGCTGGCCCATGAGTCCTTGCGGGAACGCCGCGTGGCGGTCGAGGTCAATGGCGAACTCGTGCCGAAAAGCCGCCATGCCGACACGGCGCTGGCCAGTGGCGATGCGGTCGAGATCGTCGTCGCCGTCGGCGGCGGCTGA
- the rpoZ gene encoding DNA-directed RNA polymerase subunit omega: MARVTVDDCLKRIPNRFDLTLAAAYRARQIANGGQTLIDGAKDKPTVVALREIAAGHVGRELLDRARS, translated from the coding sequence ATGGCACGAGTAACTGTAGACGATTGCCTCAAGCGCATCCCGAACCGCTTCGACCTGACGCTGGCCGCGGCCTACCGCGCCCGCCAGATCGCCAACGGCGGCCAGACCCTGATCGACGGCGCCAAGGACAAACCGACCGTGGTGGCCCTGCGCGAGATCGCCGCCGGCCATGTCGGTCGCGAACTGCTCGACCGCGCCCGCAGCTGA
- a CDS encoding RelA/SpoT family protein, giving the protein MNSADAHTIDYDAMVNAQAEALLSTAATYLKPDDVPFLRTAFEFARDAHTGQTRKSGEPYITHPLAVAQILTEWKLDAQGLAAALLHDTMEDTGVAKATLAERFGKQVAELVDGLSKLERLEYQSKESRQAENFRKMVLAMARDIRVIIIKLADRLHNMRTLDSMREEKRRRIAQETLDVYTPIANRIGLNKVYRELEDLCFKHLYPNRYHVLSKAVKAARGNRRELVGKIMQSLARKLLEANIEATIRGREKNLYSIYHKMQEKHLSFSEVLDIYAFRVIVNDVPGCYLALGALHGLYKPIPGKFKDYIAIPKSNGYQSLHTTLFGPYGTPIEVQVRTREMHKIAETGVASHWMYKSGGPTMDAARQRTHQWLQDILDIQAETGDAVEFYEHIKIDLFPDEVYVFTPKGKILVLPQGATPVDFAYAVHTDIGHRCIAAKVNHELVPLRTELKNGDTVEVITAAHSKPNPSWLNFVVSGRARSAIRSYLKTLHREEARVLGDRLLKQSIHSLAAQPFVLSDGVWSAYLKEVGDKNVKSTDVLASIGAGKQQAMVVAARLLELAGEVLGGPARSGPLVIRGNEGSSIQYAACCSPLPGERIAAALTKGQGMVLHTRDCAQLKRLDPDRVLDAEWEIRTPRLFSVPVTILAQSARGALASVAAAISEGGANIESVDMQDAHHGEGYVQIHFRLQVGSAQHLNEVLNHILAQPLVERAVRG; this is encoded by the coding sequence ATGAACAGCGCCGACGCCCACACCATCGACTATGACGCCATGGTGAATGCCCAGGCGGAAGCGCTGCTTTCCACTGCCGCGACCTACCTGAAGCCGGACGACGTACCGTTCCTGCGTACGGCCTTCGAGTTCGCGCGCGACGCGCATACCGGCCAGACCCGCAAGAGCGGCGAACCGTACATCACCCATCCGCTGGCGGTGGCGCAGATCCTCACCGAATGGAAGCTGGACGCGCAGGGCCTGGCTGCTGCGCTGCTGCACGACACCATGGAGGACACCGGCGTTGCCAAGGCGACGCTGGCCGAGCGTTTCGGCAAGCAGGTGGCCGAACTGGTCGACGGGCTGTCCAAGCTGGAGCGGCTCGAATACCAGAGCAAGGAATCGCGCCAGGCGGAAAACTTCCGCAAGATGGTGCTGGCGATGGCGCGCGACATCCGCGTGATCATCATCAAGCTGGCCGACCGGCTGCACAACATGCGCACGCTGGATTCGATGCGCGAGGAAAAACGCCGGCGCATCGCCCAGGAAACGCTGGACGTCTATACCCCGATTGCCAACCGCATCGGCCTGAACAAGGTGTACCGCGAACTCGAGGACCTGTGCTTCAAGCACCTGTACCCGAACCGCTACCACGTGCTGTCCAAGGCGGTGAAGGCCGCGCGCGGCAACCGGCGCGAACTGGTCGGCAAGATCATGCAGTCGCTGGCGCGCAAGCTGCTGGAAGCGAATATCGAGGCCACCATCCGGGGCCGCGAAAAGAACCTGTACAGCATCTATCACAAGATGCAGGAAAAGCACCTGAGCTTCTCCGAGGTACTGGACATCTACGCATTCCGTGTCATCGTCAACGACGTGCCCGGTTGCTACCTGGCGCTGGGCGCGCTGCACGGGCTGTACAAGCCGATTCCCGGCAAGTTCAAGGATTACATCGCCATTCCGAAGTCGAATGGCTACCAGTCGTTGCACACCACGCTGTTCGGTCCGTACGGCACGCCGATCGAAGTGCAGGTGCGCACGCGGGAAATGCACAAGATCGCCGAAACCGGCGTGGCCAGCCACTGGATGTACAAGTCCGGTGGCCCGACCATGGACGCGGCGCGTCAGCGCACCCACCAGTGGCTGCAGGACATCCTCGACATCCAGGCCGAAACCGGCGATGCGGTCGAGTTCTACGAACACATCAAGATCGACCTGTTCCCGGACGAGGTCTACGTGTTCACGCCGAAGGGCAAGATCCTGGTGCTGCCGCAGGGGGCGACACCGGTCGATTTCGCCTATGCGGTCCACACCGACATCGGCCATCGCTGTATCGCCGCCAAGGTCAATCACGAGCTGGTGCCGCTGCGCACCGAGCTGAAAAACGGCGACACGGTCGAAGTGATCACCGCCGCACACTCGAAGCCGAACCCGAGCTGGCTGAACTTCGTCGTCAGCGGCCGGGCGCGCTCGGCGATCCGCAGCTATCTGAAGACCCTGCATCGCGAGGAAGCGCGCGTGCTGGGCGACCGCCTGCTGAAGCAGTCGATCCATTCGCTGGCCGCGCAGCCGTTCGTGCTGTCCGATGGCGTGTGGAGTGCGTACCTGAAGGAAGTCGGCGACAAGAACGTCAAGTCGACCGACGTGCTGGCCAGCATTGGCGCCGGCAAGCAGCAGGCGATGGTCGTCGCGGCCCGGCTGCTGGAACTGGCCGGCGAAGTGCTCGGTGGTCCGGCGCGCAGCGGGCCGCTGGTGATTCGCGGCAACGAGGGCAGTTCGATCCAGTACGCGGCCTGCTGCTCGCCGCTGCCGGGCGAACGCATCGCCGCCGCGCTGACCAAGGGCCAGGGCATGGTGCTGCACACCCGCGACTGCGCCCAGCTCAAACGGCTCGACCCGGACCGGGTGCTGGATGCCGAGTGGGAAATCCGCACGCCGCGCCTGTTCAGCGTGCCGGTGACCATCCTGGCGCAGAGTGCGCGTGGCGCACTGGCCAGCGTTGCCGCCGCCATCAGCGAGGGCGGGGCGAATATCGAGAGCGTCGACATGCAGGACGCGCACCATGGCGAAGGCTATGTGCAGATTCATTTCCGCCTGCAGGTCGGCAGCGCCCAGCACCTGAACGAAGTACTGAACCACATCCTGGCGCAGCCGCTGGTCGAGCGCGCCGTGCGCGGCTGA
- a CDS encoding NCS2 family permease yields MGCAEMASLDSFFKLKEHGTSVKTEVIAGLTTFLTMAYIIFVNPAILSQTGMDFNAVFVATCIAAALGTMVMGLVANYPIALAPGMGLNAYFTFAVVKGMGVPWETALGAVFISGVIFVAITSLKIRELIVNAIPHSLKLAISAGVGLFLAIIGLKGAGVIAASPATMVTLGDIQSPSTLLAVFGFIVIVALEYRKVTGSIIIGVLLVTLLSVLLNLTEFKGVFAAPPSIEPTFMKMDLAGAFHSGLIGVIFIFFFIDLFDTTGTLVGVSHRAGLLDKNGRLPRLQKALFADSTAIMAGGILGTSSVTAYVESAAGTAVGGRTGLTAVVVSLCFLAALFLSPLAGTVPAFATAPALCYVAVLMARGLSEIDWDDLTESAPAVITAVGMPFTYSIADGIAFGFISYTLIKILSGRYRDITPTVVIIAALFAVKFAFFH; encoded by the coding sequence ATGGGATGCGCCGAGATGGCTTCTCTCGATTCGTTTTTCAAGCTGAAGGAACACGGCACGTCGGTCAAAACCGAAGTGATTGCCGGCCTGACCACCTTCCTGACCATGGCCTACATCATCTTCGTCAATCCGGCGATCCTGTCCCAGACCGGGATGGACTTCAACGCCGTGTTCGTCGCCACCTGCATTGCCGCCGCCCTCGGCACCATGGTGATGGGGCTGGTGGCCAACTACCCGATCGCACTGGCTCCGGGCATGGGCCTGAACGCCTACTTCACCTTCGCCGTGGTCAAGGGCATGGGCGTACCGTGGGAAACCGCGCTGGGCGCGGTGTTCATTTCCGGCGTGATCTTCGTCGCCATCACCAGTCTGAAAATCCGCGAGCTGATCGTCAATGCGATTCCGCATTCGCTGAAGCTGGCGATTTCGGCCGGCGTCGGCCTGTTCCTCGCCATCATCGGTCTGAAGGGCGCCGGCGTGATCGCCGCGTCGCCGGCCACCATGGTCACACTCGGTGACATCCAGTCGCCGAGCACGCTGCTGGCCGTATTCGGTTTCATCGTCATCGTCGCGCTCGAATACCGCAAGGTGACCGGCTCGATCATTATCGGCGTGCTGCTGGTCACGCTGCTGTCGGTGCTGCTGAACCTGACCGAATTCAAGGGTGTATTCGCCGCACCGCCGTCGATCGAACCAACCTTCATGAAGATGGACCTGGCCGGCGCTTTCCACAGCGGCCTGATCGGCGTGATCTTCATCTTCTTCTTCATTGACCTGTTCGACACCACCGGCACCCTGGTCGGCGTGTCGCACCGTGCCGGACTGCTGGACAAGAACGGCCGCCTGCCGCGACTGCAGAAGGCGCTGTTCGCCGACTCCACCGCCATCATGGCCGGCGGCATCCTCGGCACTTCCAGCGTGACCGCCTATGTCGAATCGGCAGCCGGCACCGCCGTCGGCGGCCGCACCGGCCTGACCGCCGTCGTCGTCTCGCTGTGCTTCCTGGCGGCGCTGTTCCTGTCGCCGCTGGCCGGCACCGTTCCGGCCTTTGCCACCGCGCCGGCCCTGTGCTACGTCGCCGTGCTGATGGCGCGCGGCCTGTCGGAAATCGACTGGGATGACCTGACCGAATCGGCGCCGGCGGTGATCACTGCCGTTGGCATGCCGTTTACCTACTCGATTGCCGATGGCATCGCGTTCGGTTTCATCAGCTATACCCTGATCAAGATCCTGTCGGGACGTTACCGCGACATCACCCCGACCGTGGTCATCATTGCGGCA
- a CDS encoding GatB/YqeY domain-containing protein — protein MTLKARITEDMKTAMKAKDTARLGAIRLLLAAIKQKEVDERADMDDAAIIAVIDKQMKQRRDSVSQYEAAGRQDLADKEKAEMDVFAAYLPQPLTDAEIDALIHDAIAATAAAGMGDMGKVMGVLRPQLAGRADMGAVSARIKSALAGR, from the coding sequence ATGACGCTGAAAGCACGCATTACCGAAGACATGAAAACCGCGATGAAGGCCAAGGACACCGCCCGGCTGGGCGCGATCCGCCTGTTGCTGGCCGCCATCAAGCAGAAGGAAGTCGACGAGCGCGCGGACATGGACGACGCGGCGATCATCGCCGTGATCGACAAGCAGATGAAGCAGCGCCGCGACTCGGTGTCGCAGTACGAAGCGGCCGGCCGCCAGGATCTGGCCGACAAGGAAAAGGCGGAAATGGATGTGTTCGCCGCCTACCTGCCGCAGCCGCTGACCGATGCCGAGATCGATGCACTGATCCATGACGCGATCGCCGCCACCGCTGCCGCCGGCATGGGCGACATGGGCAAGGTCATGGGCGTGCTGCGCCCGCAACTGGCCGGTCGGGCCGATATGGGCGCCGTGTCGGCCCGCATCAAGTCCGCGCTGGCCGGCCGCTGA
- the rpsU gene encoding 30S ribosomal protein S21: MPSVRVKENEPFEVAMRRFKRSIEKTGLLTELRAREFYEKPTAERKRKKAAAVKRHYKRLRSQMLPPKLY; the protein is encoded by the coding sequence ATGCCTAGCGTTCGCGTGAAAGAGAACGAGCCGTTCGAAGTGGCAATGCGCCGCTTCAAGCGCTCCATCGAAAAAACCGGTCTGCTGACCGAACTTCGCGCCCGCGAGTTCTACGAGAAGCCGACCGCAGAGCGTAAGCGCAAAAAAGCTGCTGCCGTAAAGCGCCACTACAAGCGCCTGCGCAGCCAGATGCTGCCGCCGAAGCTCTACTGA
- a CDS encoding thiazole synthase, protein MDSLVIAGRSYASRLLVGTGKYRDFDETARALDASGAEIVTVAIRRVNLGQDPSQPNLLDALPADRYTLLPNTAGCYSADDAVRTLRLARELLDDHRLVKLEVLGDPKTLFPNVRETLKAAEVLVAEGFDVMVYTSDDPIVARELEQIGCCAIMPLASLIGSGMGILNPWNLQIIIDECKVPVLVDAGVGTASDAAIAMELGCDGVLMNTAIATAREPVRMARAMRLAVEAGREAWLAGRMAKKPYQASPSSPVDGRIGSGN, encoded by the coding sequence ATGGATTCACTCGTTATCGCCGGCCGCAGCTACGCTTCGCGCCTGCTGGTAGGCACAGGGAAGTACCGGGACTTCGACGAAACCGCCAGGGCGCTGGATGCGTCCGGTGCCGAGATCGTTACCGTGGCCATTCGTCGCGTCAATCTGGGTCAGGACCCGAGCCAGCCGAACCTGCTCGACGCCCTGCCGGCCGACCGCTACACGCTGCTGCCGAATACCGCCGGCTGCTACAGCGCCGACGACGCCGTGCGCACGCTGCGGCTGGCGCGCGAACTGCTCGACGACCACCGGCTGGTCAAGCTGGAAGTGCTGGGCGACCCGAAAACGCTGTTCCCGAACGTGCGCGAAACGCTGAAGGCGGCCGAAGTGCTGGTGGCGGAAGGCTTCGACGTCATGGTTTATACCTCGGACGACCCGATCGTCGCCCGCGAGCTGGAACAGATCGGCTGCTGCGCGATCATGCCGCTGGCCAGCCTGATCGGTTCCGGCATGGGCATTCTCAATCCGTGGAACCTGCAGATCATCATCGACGAATGCAAGGTGCCGGTACTGGTCGACGCCGGGGTCGGCACGGCCAGCGATGCGGCCATCGCCATGGAGCTCGGCTGTGACGGCGTGCTGATGAATACCGCCATTGCCACCGCGCGCGAGCCGGTGCGGATGGCGCGGGCAATGAGGCTGGCGGTCGAGGCCGGGCGCGAAGCCTGGCTGGCCGGGCGCATGGCGAAGAAGCCGTACCAGGCCAGCCCGAGCTCGCCGGTTGACGGCCGCATCGGCAGCGGCAACTAG